The Halichoerus grypus chromosome 15, mHalGry1.hap1.1, whole genome shotgun sequence genome includes a window with the following:
- the FOXA3 gene encoding hepatocyte nuclear factor 3-gamma: protein MLGSVKMEAHDLAEWSYYPEAGEVYSPVTPVPTMAPLNSYMSLNPLSAPYPPGGLPASPLPSGPLAPPAPAAPLGPTFPGLGASGGGGSGSGYGGPGPGLVHGKEMPKGYRRPLAHAKPPYSYISLITMAIQQAPGKMLTLSEIYQWIMDLFPYYRENQQRWQNSIRHSLSFNDCFVKVARSPDKPGKGSYWALHPSSGNMFENGCYLRRQKRFKLEEKVKKGAGGTSTSRNSAGAAASAAAPAATVTSPPQPQPPPPEPEAQGGEDVGALDCGSPPSSTPYFTGLELPGELKLDAPYNFNHPFSINNLMSEQTPAPPKLDVGFGGYGAEGGEPGVYYQGVYSRSLLNAS, encoded by the coding sequence GTCTACTCGCCGGTGACCCCAGTGCCCACCATGGCCCCCCTCAACTCCTACATGAGCCTGAACCCTCTGAGTGCTCCCTACCCCCCTGGGGGGCTCCCTGCCTCTCCGCTGCCCTCAGGACCCCTGGCGCCCCCAGCCCCCGCAGCACCCCTGGGGCCCACCTTCCCAGGCCTGGGTGCCAGTGGTGGTGGAGGCAGCGGCTCAGGGTATGGGGGCCCGGGCCCGGGGCTGGTGCACGGGAAGGAGATGCCGAAAGGCTACCGGCGGCCGCTGGCCCATGCCAAGCCGCCATATTCCTACATCTCGCTCATCACCATGGCCATCCAGCAGGCGCCGGGCAAGATGCTGACCCTGAGCGAGATCTACCAGTGGATCATGGACCTCTTCCCCTACTACCGGGAGAACCAGCAACGCTGGCAGAACTCCATCCGCCACTCACTGTCTTTCAACGACTGCTTTGTCAAGGTGGCGCGCTCCCCAGACAAGCCTGGCAAGGGCTCCTACTGGGCCCTGCACCCCAGCTCAGGGAACATGTTTGAGAACGGCTGCTACCTGCGCCGCCAGAAGCGCTTCAAGCTGGAGGAGAAGGTGAAGAAAGGGGCTGGCGGGACCTCCACCTCCAGGAACAGTGCAGGGGCGGCTGCCTCGGCCGCCGCCCCTGCCGCCACGGTCACCTCTCCCCCGCAGCCCCAGCCTCCGCCCCCTGAGCCGGAGGCCCAGGGCGGGGAAGACGTGGGGGCTCTGGACTGTGGCTCACCCCCTTCCTCCACACCCTATTTCACTGGCCTGGAGCTCCCCGGGGAGCTGAAGCTGGATGCCCCCTACAACTTCAACCACCCTTTCTCCATCAACAACCTGATGTCGGAACAGACACCAGCACCTCCTAAACTGGACGTGGGGTTTGGGGGCTATGGGGCAGAGGGGGGGGAGCCTGGGGTCTACTACCAGGGTGTCTATTCCCGCTCTCTGCTTAACGCGTCCTAG